One genomic window of Diospyros lotus cultivar Yz01 chromosome 8, ASM1463336v1, whole genome shotgun sequence includes the following:
- the LOC127807593 gene encoding probable jasmonic acid carboxyl methyltransferase 2 isoform X2, with protein MQLTTIFNSREREMEAMQILHMNNGEGETSYAKNSTVQRKIIAVAKSMVEEAVLAILSENFPESMGIADLGCSSGPNTLIVASKIIDIVHSAACRKGLSPPELRVSLNDLPGNDFNDIFQQLPDFYKKLRQEKGGGFERRCFISGTAGSFYGRLFPNNSLHFVHSSSSLHWLSQVPAALENNKEEHLNKGKIYISKSSPVSVVEAYASQFKKDFMDFLKSRSEEMVSNGRMVLSFMGRRSADPSSKEGCQQWELLAQALMAMASEGLVEEEKIDSFNAPYYAPSPEEVRMLAETEASFLVDRLEAFEIEWDGGGGGGGGYNCAGGEMPSKGHLVAKTVRAVVEPMLESHFGKEMDMDDLFRRYAGLVGDYLSVNRSKYVNLAVSFVKKR; from the exons ATGCAGCTCACAACAATCTTTAactcgagagagagagagatggaagccATGCAAATACTTCACATGAACAACGGGGAAGGAGAGACAAGCTACGCAAAGAATTCAACAGTTCAG AGGAAGATAATCGCAGTGGCGAAATCAATGGTGGAGGAAGCCGTATTGGCCATCTTGTCGGAAAACTTCCCGGAGAGCATGGGCATTGCCGACCTGGGCTGCTCGTCGGGCCCCAACACCCTCATCGTCGCCTCCAAGATCATCGACATTGTCCACTCCGCCGCCTGCCGGAAGGGCCTCTCCCCGCCGGAGCTCAGGGTCTCCCTGAACGACCTTCCGGGCAACGACTTCAACGACATATTCCAGCAGTTGCCGGATTTCTACAAGAAGCTGAGGCAGGAGAAAGGCGGCGGATTTGAACGGCGATGCTTCATCTCCGGGACGGCTGGATCGTTCTACGGCCGGCTGTTCCCTAACAACAGCCTTCACTTCGTCCACTCCTCCTCCAGCCTCCATTGGCTTTCtcag GTTCCAGCAGCGCTGGAGAACAACAAAGAAGAACACCTAAACAAGGGAAAGATTTATATATCGAAGAGCAGCCCAGTGAGCGTTGTAGAAGCATACGCGTCCCAGTTCAAGAAGGATTTCATGGACTTTCTCAAGTCTCGATCCGAAGAAATGGTTTCTAATGGACGAATGGTTTTGTCTTTCATGGGCAGAAGATCTGCAGATCCATCAAGTAAAGAGGGTTGCCAACAATGGGAGCTCCTGGCTCAAGCTCTCATGGCCATGGCTTCCGAG GGACTGGTtgaagaggagaagatagacTCATTCAACGCCCCTTACTATGCGCCGAGCCCGGAAGAAGTGAGAATGTTGGCCGAAACAGAAGCTTCTTTTTTGGTGGATCGCTTGGAGGCCTTTGAAATCGAGTGGGATggaggaggcggcggcggcggaggctACAACTGTGCCGGCGGCGAAATGCCGTCGAAAGGCCACCTGGTGGCGAAGACCGTTCGAGCAGTGGTGGAGCCAATGCTGGAATCTCACTTCGGCAAGGAGATGGATATGGACGACTTGTTCCGCCGGTACGCAGGACTGGTCGGCGATTACCTGTCGGTGAACAGAAGCAAATACGTGAATTTGGCCGTCTCCTTTGTCAAAAAGCGTTGA